In the Blautia coccoides genome, TGGAAATGACTGGTAACAAATTTTTATAATATGGAAATGAAACTTCCAAATATTATGAAAAAAGTTAAAAAAGTTATTGACAAGTCAGAAAAGATATGGTAATCTAATATAGCTGTCGCAAAAACGACAACAAACAACAAAAAGTTACATGCAGTTGAAAAAAGGCTTTTCAACACATTGTAAAAAAACTTTAAAAAACAATACAATTAAAAATAAATTTTTAATTGTCATAAGTTCTTGACAAGCACAAAACGATATGATAGAATATCAAAGCTGTCAAAAACTGACAGGAACCTTGATAACTGAACAGTGAAACACATGAATCGAAAATTCTTTTACATTCATTAGTAACAAACGAACGGTTCTAACGAACCAAAACAGTAAAAGGGATATCTTATTGAGCCTAGCTCAATAAGCCAGAATTAGCCAAAGTTAATTCTGTTCCTGGACAAACACTTTATCAGAGAGTTTGATCCTGGCTCAGGATGAACGCTGGCGGCGTGCTTAACACATGCAAGTCGAGCGAAGCGCTAAGACAGATTTCTTCGGATTGAAGTCTTTGTGACTGAGCGGCGGACGGGTGAGTAACGCGTGGGTAACCTGCCTCATACAGGGGGATAACAGTTAGAAATGACTGCTAATACCGCATAAGCGCACAGGACCGCATGGTCTGGTGTGAAAAACTCCGGTGGTATGAGATGGACCCGCGTCTGATTAGCTAGTTGGAGGGGTAACGGCCCACCAAGGCGACGATCAGTAGCCGGCCTGAGAGGGTGAACGGCCACATTGGGACTGAGACACGGCCCAGACTCCTACGGGAGGCAGCAGTGGGGAATATTGCACAATGGGGGAAACCCTGATGCAGCGACGCCGCGTGAAGGAAGAAGTATCTCGGTATGTAAACTTCTATCAGCAGGGAAGAAAATGACGGTACCTGACTAAGAAGCCCCGGCTAACTACGTGCCAGCAGCCGCGGTAATACGTAGGGGGCAAGCGTTATCCGGATTTACTGGGTGTAAAGGGAGCGTAGACGGAAGAGCAAGTCTGATGTGAAAGGCTGGGGCTTAACCCCAGGACTGCATTGGAAACTGTTGTTCTAGAGTGCCGGAGAGGTAAGCGGAATTCCTAGTGTAGCGGTGAAATGCGTAGATATTAGGAGGAACACCAGTGGCGAAGGCGGCTTACTGGACGGTAACTGACGTTGAGGCTCGAAAGCGTGGGGAGCAAACAGGATTAGATACCCTGGTAGTCCACGCCGTAAACGATGAATACTAGGTGTCGGGTGGCAAAGCCATTCGGTGCCGCAGCAAACGCAATAAGTATTCCACCTGGGGAGTACGTTCGCAAGAATGAAACTCAAAGGAATTGACGGGGACCCGCACAAGCGGTGGAGCATGTGGTTTAATTCGAAGCAACGCGAAGAACCTTACCAAGTCTTGACATCCCTCTGACCGTCCCGTAACGGGGGCTTCCCTTCGGGGCAGAGGAGACAGGTGGTGCATGGTTGTCGTCAGCTCGTGTCGTGAGATGTTGGGTTAAGTCCCGCAACGAGCGCAACCCTTATCCTTAGTAGCCAGCACATGATGGTGGGCACTCTAGGGAGACTGCCGGGGATAACCCGGAGGAAGGCGGGGACGACGTCAAATCATCATGCCCCTTATGATTTGGGCTACACACGTGCTACAATGGCGTAAACAAAGGGAAGCGAGACAGCGATGTTGAGCGAATCCCAAAAATAACGTCTCAGTTCGGACTGCAGTCTGCAACTCGACTGCACGAAGCTGGAATCGCTAGTAATCGCGGATCAGAATGCCGCGGTGAATACGTTCCCGGGTCTTGTACACACCGCCCGTCACACCATGGGAGTCAGTAACGCCCGAAGTCAGTGACCTAACCGAAAGGAAGGAGCTGCCGAAGGCGGGACCGATAACTGGGGTGAAGTCGTAACAAGGTAGCCGTATCGGAAGGTGCGGCTGGATCACCTCCTTTCTAAGGAAGAAGAAGTAGAGAAAAGTGTTTCACTGTTGAGTTACCAAGAGATTGGATAACCGAACATTTCCGGTGGCGATACGCCCAGGGGACACACCCGTACCCATCCCGAACACGATGGTTAAGACCTGGGAGGCCGATGATACTATGCTGGAGACGGCATGGGAAAGCAGGTGGCTGCCGGAATCCCTTTTAAAAAGGCCGGGGAAGAGAAAGGCCTACCAAATAAAACAGGCATCTGGGGATCATGATGGATGCTAACCCACACCAGCGGGGAAGCGCTGTTCTTGATAACTGGTTTTACCAGTGATTCAAGCATAAAAGATTTTTATGCTTGAATGGCTGATAAAACAGCCAGCGTACTTGTACATTGCACTTCGGCAGCAAAGCTGCCTCAGTCACGTGCAGGCACGTTATACAACAAAATCAAAAAATGCTTATGGATGCAAGCATCCAACACATTTCCTGATTTCGTTGTGCAATGTACCTTGAAAACTGCATATACGAAACATCTAGAATACGTTAAACGTAAAGATAGAGACGAAAACGAGGCGCTGTAGAAATACAGCGAAGAGTAATAAAGTAACAAAAACCAAGCAACAACCCAAGCCGTCAGGTACCAACGCTATGGTATCTGGTAAGGCCAAGCAAGAAAGAGCGCAGGGTGGATGCCTTGGCACTAAGAGCCGATGAAAGACGTGATAAGCTGCGAAAAGCTTCGGGGAGGAGCAAATATCCTATGAGCCGGAGATATCTGAATGGGGAAACCCACATGAGCAAACCTCATGTATCCATACGCCAATCCATAACGTATGGAAGGGAACCGGGGGAACTGAAACATCTAAGTACCCCGAGGAGAAGAAAGAAAACTCGATTTCCTAAGTAGCGGCGAGCGAACGGGAAAGAGCCTAAACCGTCATGCGTGCATGGCGGGGTTCGGACTGCATAATTGATCTGTTGAGGATAATGGAATGGTTTTGGGAAAGCCAGCCAGAGAGGGTGAAAGCCCCGTACATGAAATCCAAGACAGCATGGCAGGATCCAGAGTACCACGAGACACGAGAAACCTTGTGGGAATGAGCGGGGACCACCCCGTAAGGCTAAATACTCCTTAGTGACCGATAGTGCATAGTACTGTGAAGGAAAGGTGAAAAGGACCCCGGGAGGGGAGTGAAAGAGAACCTGAAACCCTGTGTTTACAAGCTGTGGAACCTCTTTATATGAGGGACCGCGTACTTTTTGTAGAACGGTCCGGCGAGTTGTGCATACTGGCAAGGTTAAGCGTCTAAGACGCGGAGCCGTAGGGAAACCAAGTCTGAATAGGGCCAGAGTCAGTATGTGCAGACCCGAAACCGGGTGATCTATCCATGTCCAGGTTGAAGCTGCCGTAAGAGGTAGTGGAGGACCGAACGCACATCCGTTGAAAAGGGTGGCGATGAGGTGTGGATAGGGGAGAAATTCCAATCGAACCCGGAGATAGCTGGTTCTCCTCGAAATAGCTTTAGGGCTAGCCTCGGCACAGATTCATGGAGGTAGAGCACTGAATTTCCTAGGGGGCGTCAAAGCCTACCGAAGAATATCAAACTCCGAATGCCATAGAATTGATTGCCGGGAGTCAGACTATACGAGATAAGTTGGATAGTCAAAAGGGAAAAAGCCCAGACCTCCAGCTAAGGTCCCAAAGTGCGTGTTAAGTGGAAAAGGATGTGGGATTTCAAAGACAACCAGGATGTTGGCTCAGAAGCAGCCACACATTCAAAGAGTGCGTAATAGCTCACTGGTCGAGAGGTCCTGCGCCGAAAATGTCCGGGGCTGAAACACGACACCGAAGCTGAGGAATGACATAGTCATTGGTAGAGGAGCATTGCATGTGGGAAGAAGCAGTACCGTAAGGAGCTGTGGACTGCATGGAAGAGAGAATGCCGGAATGAGTAGCGAGAACAAGGTGAGAATCCTTGTGGCCGAATATCTAAGGTTTCCAGGGTAAAGCTGATCTGCCCTGGGTAAGTCGGGGCCTAAGGCGAGGGCGAGAGCCGTAGCCGATGGACAACAGGTTGAGATTCCTGTACTGCGATATGACAGAACTGTGGGGACACGTGTGGAGAGCACAACCCGGGAATGGTATCCCGGGGCAAGCGAGGTAGGAGTCACATAGGAAAAACCGTGTGGCAATCCGAAGACGTGATGCGGACCGAACTAAAGTAGGGAAGTGTGTGAGCCATGCGTCAAGAAAAGCCGCTATTGTTCATATCGTACCCGTACCGTAAACCGACACAGGTGGATGAGGAGAGAATCCTAAGGCCGACGGAAGAAGCATTGCCAAGGAACTCGGCAAAATGACCCCGTAACTTCGGGAGAAGGGGTGCCAGGGAGACCTGGCCGCAGAGAATAGGCTCAAGCAACTGTTTAGCAAAAACACAGGTCTATGCGAAACCGAAAGGTGAGGTATATGGGCTGACGCCTGCCCGGTGCTGGAAGGTTAAGAGGAGATGTCAGGAGACGAAGCATTGAATTTAAGCCCCAGTAAACGGCGGCCGTAACTATAACGGTCCTAAGGTAGCGAAATTCCTTGTCGGGTAAGTTCCGACCCGCACGAAAGGCGTAATGATTTGAGCGCTGTCTCGGCAATGCATCCGGTGAAATTGAAGTACCAGTGAAGATGCTGGTTACCTGCGCCAGGACGGAAAGACCCCATGGAGCTTTACTCCAGTTTGGTACTGGGGTCCGGTATTGCATGTACAGGATAGGTGGGAGGCTAAGAAGTGGTGACGCCAGTTGCCATGGAGCCACTGTTGGGATACCACCCTTGCAGTATTGGGCTTCTAACCAGCCGCCGTTAACCGGCGGTGGGACAATGCCAGGCGGGGAGTTTGACTGGGGCGGTCGCCTCCGAAAGAGTATCGGAGGCGCCCAAAGGTTCCCTCAGAATGGTTGGAAACCATTCGCAGAGTGCAAAGGCAGAAGGGAGCTTGACTGCGACACCGACGGGTGGAGCAGGTACGAAAGTAGGGCTTAGTGATCCGGTGGTATTAAGTGGGAATGCCATCGCTCAACGGATAAAAGCTACCCTGGGGATAACAGGCTTATCACTCCCAAGAGTTCACATCGACGGAGTGGTTTGGCACCTCGATGTCGGCTCATCGCATCCTGGGGCTGTAGTAGGTCCCAAGGGTTGGGCTGTTCGCCCATTAAAGCGGTACGCGAGCTGGGTTCAGAACGTCGTGAGACAGTTCGGTCCCTATCCGGCGTGGGCGTAGGATATTTGAGAGGAGCTGTCCTTAGTACGAGAGGACCGGGATGGACGGGCCGCTGGTGTACCTGTTGCAGTGCCAACTGCATGGCAGGGTAGCCAAGCCTGGAAGGGATAAACGCTGAAGGCATCTAAGCGTGAAGCCCCCCTCAAGATGAGATATCCCATTCATAAAGAAGTAAGACCCCTTGAAGACGACGAGGTGGATAGGGCAGAGGTGGAAGTGCAGCAATGTATGGAGCTGACTGCTACTAATCGGTCGAGGGCTTGACCTGAGCACGAAAGTGCAAACGGCGGGTTTGAAAAAAAAGGTTTTTGTGTTTTGTATATGCGGTTTTGAAGGTACATTTCAGAAAATTGATTTTTTTGAAAAAAACTCTTGAAAGAAAATCAGTTTTATGTATAATAGTAAATAGAATATAGGGGATTAGTTCAATGGTAGAGCACCGGTCTCCAAAACCGTCGATGGGGGTTCGAATCCCTCATCCCCTGTTAAAAAGCCTTATAAATAGGGCTTTTTTGTGTATAAGAGAAAAAGCTATCGGAACAAATAGGATAGTAGACAAAAGGGTTCAATACCTAATTCTATCCATATCTGTCGGAATCCCATTCGTTACAGTTTCCCACCTGCCATTTCTAAACACATCATACTGCTTAAACGCGCAGGGAATTCCCTGTGCTGAATGCATATCTCTGCGATCCATCAGCTGAAAGTGCAAATGAGGAAAGAAAGAATTTCCGGAATGTCCAATATTACCCACAACATCTCCCTTTTTAACCATTTGACCTGCCTTAACCTTGATGGAACCGCATTGAAGATGGGCAAAGGAGGCATAGACATGTTCATTATATTTTATGATAATATAGTTACCGGCTATGGACTGTATGTCATCCTTCTGAGAATTATAAAAATGTGTACTTCTGACAGCAACAAACATATCTGAAATAAAATGTGCCCTGGTTCTCTCTTTATAATTGTCCTTTGCTTCAACAACTGTTCCATCACAGGGAGCGTAGACATTTTTTCCCCAACAATAACATTTTTGCAGGGGAACTCCGAAGATTAAATATATAAGCCAATGGGTTTGAT is a window encoding:
- a CDS encoding M23 family metallopeptidase; this encodes MYEENKPIIIDFPLKGEWFSPNTPGTRIPSHGTNRFGTRYAYDFLQVDWKRKGHPNYQTHWLIYLIFGVPLQKCYCWGKNVYAPCDGTVVEAKDNYKERTRAHFISDMFVAVRSTHFYNSQKDDIQSIAGNYIIIKYNEHVYASFAHLQCGSIKVKAGQMVKKGDVVGNIGHSGNSFFPHLHFQLMDRRDMHSAQGIPCAFKQYDVFRNGRWETVTNGIPTDMDRIRY